From one Catellatospora sp. IY07-71 genomic stretch:
- a CDS encoding site-specific integrase, producing MGNEVDAIVRDLKTGMFGFRLEMGRGRDGSRVQARRSGFATFHAALAEYRRLCAQRDAGQPKTRMTGTVRALCDGWLQARKQELEPNTLHNYRWLLGLTYPHVGRLRASRLSARAVERMYRALEAEGYSRTTLRTLDLVLSKAFYEETGLSLGTRKPRLSDKLRPVWTLDEARTFLRHVQGDRLYPLWRLLLVSGLRRGELCGLKWTDLNTDMATLKVRRQRMVEGSGSVVREKRPKSDNGIRTVMLDSITLNTLTHERKNARSPYMFTGRTNRPLRPDNVTDRFNKLAAAAGVRAIGPHQVRHLLASTLLDSGYGVHEVAERLGHDAATLMRYYTRVNASRRAQAAGDVAALVTATPWESDRLWWIPQQVRPWKREHASSAMGDDRKTACRRLLT from the coding sequence ATGGGCAACGAAGTTGACGCGATCGTGCGGGATCTGAAGACGGGTATGTTCGGCTTCCGGCTGGAGATGGGCCGTGGCCGGGACGGGTCGCGGGTGCAGGCACGGCGGTCGGGGTTCGCGACCTTCCACGCCGCGCTGGCCGAGTACCGGCGGCTGTGCGCCCAGCGCGACGCCGGCCAGCCGAAGACGCGCATGACTGGTACGGTTCGGGCGCTGTGCGACGGCTGGTTGCAGGCCCGGAAGCAGGAACTGGAGCCGAACACGCTTCACAACTACCGGTGGCTGCTCGGGTTGACCTACCCGCACGTGGGCCGGTTGCGGGCATCGAGGCTGAGCGCGCGGGCAGTCGAACGGATGTATCGGGCACTGGAAGCCGAAGGCTACTCGCGGACGACCCTGCGCACCCTGGACCTGGTGTTGTCGAAGGCGTTCTACGAGGAGACCGGGCTCAGCTTGGGCACGCGTAAGCCGCGCCTGTCCGACAAACTGCGGCCGGTCTGGACCCTCGATGAAGCCCGGACGTTCCTGCGGCATGTCCAGGGCGACCGGCTCTACCCGCTATGGCGTCTGCTACTGGTGTCAGGGCTACGCCGCGGCGAGCTATGCGGCCTGAAATGGACCGACCTCAACACCGACATGGCAACGCTGAAGGTGCGACGGCAACGGATGGTCGAAGGCTCGGGCAGCGTCGTGCGGGAGAAGCGACCCAAGTCCGACAACGGCATCCGCACCGTCATGCTGGACAGCATCACGCTCAACACGCTGACGCACGAGCGCAAGAACGCCCGCAGCCCGTACATGTTCACCGGCCGCACCAACCGGCCGCTACGGCCCGACAACGTCACCGACCGGTTCAACAAGCTCGCCGCGGCGGCGGGCGTCCGCGCGATCGGGCCGCACCAGGTCCGGCACCTGCTCGCCTCCACCCTGTTGGACTCCGGCTACGGGGTGCATGAGGTGGCCGAGCGGCTTGGACATGATGCGGCCACGCTGATGCGGTACTACACGCGGGTCAACGCCTCACGCCGGGCGCAGGCTGCAGGGGACGTCGCCGCGCTGGTGACCGCAACGCCGTGGGAGAGCGACAGGCTTTGGTGGATCCCGCAGCAGGTCCGGCCATGGAAGCGCGAGCATGCGAGTTCCGCGATGGGTGATGATCGGAAAACGGCCTGTCGGCGGTTGCTGACTTGA
- a CDS encoding alpha/beta hydrolase, producing MTVLIPLRRRLARLAYTTALTIGMVSTSIAGAAPAAYADQIGQNPTSLNITGNGSFATTSASISSLVSGFGGGRVYYPTATGTYPLIAISPGYTATWSSISWLGPRLASWGFVVVGIETNTLLDQPASRGQQLLAALNWAVSSSAPSAVRSRADTQRWGVAGHSMGGGGTLEALAADTSGRVKVGVPIAPWNLDKTWSGITEPVAIVGGQTDAIAGVSTHSIPFYNSLSGPKAYLELQGEGHFFPQTTDSELSKMIVSWFKRFLSQDTRFSSFVCFSTFGDLQVSDFRNNVGC from the coding sequence ATGACCGTTCTCATCCCACTGCGCCGACGCCTGGCCAGGCTGGCCTACACCACCGCCCTCACCATCGGCATGGTCTCCACGAGCATCGCGGGCGCCGCCCCGGCCGCATACGCCGACCAGATCGGGCAGAACCCGACCTCACTGAACATCACCGGCAACGGCAGCTTCGCCACCACCTCGGCGAGCATCTCCTCGCTGGTGTCCGGGTTCGGCGGCGGCCGGGTGTACTACCCGACCGCCACCGGCACCTACCCGCTGATCGCCATCTCCCCCGGCTACACCGCCACCTGGTCCAGCATCAGCTGGCTGGGCCCGCGCCTGGCGTCGTGGGGCTTCGTCGTCGTCGGCATCGAGACCAACACCCTGCTCGACCAGCCCGCCAGCCGCGGCCAGCAGCTGCTCGCCGCGCTGAACTGGGCGGTCAGCTCCTCGGCGCCCAGCGCCGTACGCTCACGCGCCGACACCCAACGCTGGGGAGTCGCCGGGCACTCCATGGGCGGCGGCGGCACCCTGGAAGCGCTCGCCGCCGACACCTCCGGCCGGGTCAAGGTCGGCGTCCCGATCGCCCCGTGGAACCTCGACAAGACCTGGTCCGGTATCACCGAGCCCGTCGCCATCGTCGGCGGGCAGACCGACGCCATCGCCGGGGTCTCCACCCACTCAATCCCGTTCTACAACAGCTTGTCCGGCCCGAAGGCCTACCTGGAGCTGCAGGGCGAGGGCCACTTCTTCCCGCAGACCACCGACAGCGAGCTGTCCAAGATGATCGTCTCCTGGTTCAAGCGCTTCCTCAGCCAGGACACCCGCTTCAGCTCGTTCGTCTGCTTCAGCACTTTCGGTGACCTGCAGGTCTCCGACTTCCGCAACAACGTCGGCTGCTGA
- a CDS encoding sulfotransferase domain-containing protein translates to MVKVLYLAGWGRSGTTIIDNVLGSHPGVFTAGELWFLFERGLLGGRSCGCGQPVRACGLWRDVLRCAFGDDIPDPRQIKKWQRDTARARHAPRLLRQGHPLVGVFTRLYRAIAEVTGAELVIDSSKLPSGAAVVARQPADITPYLLQVVRDPRAVAYSWRRRKKQLDSSAPDVMLEHRPYDSAMKWVSWNGLTEWTSLAFPGRYRLQRYEDFTADPRGVVDELLRFVGVAPASSPFRDDRTVELVPNHTVSGNPGRFRSGTVEIRADETWRDELPVTARLATTALTLPLMQRYGYPGHRLDRTR, encoded by the coding sequence ATGGTGAAAGTGCTCTACCTGGCCGGATGGGGACGTAGCGGCACCACGATCATCGACAATGTCCTCGGCTCTCATCCTGGCGTGTTCACCGCAGGGGAGCTGTGGTTCCTGTTCGAGCGGGGCTTGCTCGGCGGGCGCAGCTGCGGGTGCGGGCAGCCGGTGCGCGCCTGCGGCCTGTGGCGCGACGTGTTGCGGTGCGCGTTCGGCGACGACATTCCCGACCCACGTCAGATCAAGAAGTGGCAGCGTGACACGGCTCGTGCCCGGCATGCGCCGCGCCTGCTGCGGCAGGGGCACCCTCTGGTGGGGGTCTTCACCCGGCTGTACCGGGCGATCGCCGAGGTGACCGGCGCGGAGCTCGTCATCGACTCGTCGAAACTGCCCTCGGGCGCCGCGGTGGTGGCGCGTCAGCCCGCCGACATCACGCCGTACCTGCTGCAGGTGGTGCGTGACCCCCGTGCGGTCGCGTACTCGTGGCGGCGCCGCAAGAAGCAGCTGGACAGCTCCGCCCCCGACGTGATGCTCGAGCACCGCCCTTACGACAGCGCGATGAAATGGGTGTCGTGGAACGGCCTGACGGAGTGGACGTCGCTGGCGTTTCCGGGCCGCTACCGCCTGCAGCGCTACGAGGACTTCACCGCCGACCCCCGGGGCGTGGTCGACGAGCTGCTGCGGTTCGTCGGTGTCGCTCCGGCGTCGAGCCCGTTCCGCGACGACCGGACCGTTGAGCTGGTGCCGAACCACACCGTGTCCGGCAATCCTGGCCGCTTCCGCTCCGGCACGGTGGAGATTCGCGCCGACGAGACTTGGCGCGACGAGCTGCCGGTCACCGCACGGCTGGCCACCACGGCGTTGACCCTGCCGCTGATGCAGCGCTACGGCTACCCGGGTCACCGACTGGACCGGACACGCTGA
- a CDS encoding dsRBD fold-containing protein, which yields MIQHRLRRTGRQPAAHRPRGRRPTGTAALPGPEPICLPTRPGHSPVKHWTVDIDITEDPDQRHTDARAALAAGTPMSLSGDGTALRSAGDDITPQPT from the coding sequence CTGATCCAGCATCGGCTGCGCCGCACAGGACGGCAGCCCGCCGCACACCGTCCGCGGGGAAGGCGACCAACGGGAACCGCTGCTCTTCCCGGACCGGAACCCATCTGCCTTCCCACCCGTCCCGGCCACTCCCCCGTCAAGCACTGGACCGTCGACATCGACATCACGGAGGACCCCGACCAGCGACACACCGACGCACGGGCCGCCTTGGCTGCCGGTACGCCGATGTCGCTGTCCGGCGACGGCACGGCGCTGCGCTCGGCAGGCGACGACATCACTCCCCAGCCGACGTAG
- a CDS encoding DUF3592 domain-containing protein, with amino-acid sequence MCGAVEPRSQNVVMTRRRRSHRARPHSRWHPGFWLRHPLLSLVLNIAVACVFVLMAEASRYQTRRLDEHGVRAPAVVVKVDSRGRDSSVTVLFTTADGRRVTTEVHDYYWRPRPEVGDTPTVVYDPQAPATIVRDARMGGDHVLPLLMFVLAGALGIGGSAMLVRSWLMWRDNAEAWRTDRHFA; translated from the coding sequence ATGTGTGGCGCGGTTGAACCACGGTCGCAGAATGTCGTGATGACACGACGTCGGCGGTCCCACCGTGCGCGGCCGCACAGCCGCTGGCATCCGGGCTTCTGGCTTCGGCACCCGCTGCTCAGCCTCGTCCTCAACATTGCCGTGGCCTGTGTGTTCGTCCTCATGGCTGAGGCGAGCAGGTATCAGACACGCCGGCTCGACGAGCATGGAGTGCGTGCTCCGGCAGTCGTGGTGAAGGTAGACAGCAGGGGGCGGGACTCCTCCGTGACCGTGCTGTTCACCACGGCGGACGGGCGCCGCGTCACCACGGAGGTCCATGACTACTACTGGCGTCCCCGACCTGAGGTCGGCGACACTCCCACGGTCGTCTACGACCCGCAGGCTCCCGCCACGATCGTGCGTGACGCGAGGATGGGCGGTGACCACGTGCTGCCGCTGCTGATGTTCGTCCTCGCCGGCGCGCTCGGCATCGGCGGCTCGGCCATGCTGGTGCGCTCCTGGTTGATGTGGCGCGACAACGCCGAAGCGTGGCGTACGGACCGCCACTTCGCCTGA
- a CDS encoding sodium:proton antiporter has product MLLLCFAAVLLAAVLLSSLAHRTILSTAVLFLIAGFALGPGALGVLDLTADSPIVATLAELALFAVLFTDGMRVGWADLRTAWKLPGRALGWGLPLTLLITALLAHYIAGLAWPQALLVGAILAPTDPVFAAALVGNDKVPARLRHLLNVESGVNDGLALPFVILFLAVAAGSDDLHLPELGTELALGVAIGVAVPWLALWLERRRFFSASTQYEPLNAIAIGLLVLALGYATHANLFLAAFAAGITVATFGPRQREAFEHFGELISELLKLAALLVFGALISVQFLSEISWTGWAFAVLALIAARPIALWLSFLRSGLSLREQAAAMWFGPKGFASVVYGLLVLEAAIPGADDVFHLVALTIVLSILAHSSTDILVARIFERAGGGWRGALKAMTGPAESDPAPVTAERP; this is encoded by the coding sequence ATGTTGCTGCTGTGCTTCGCTGCTGTGCTGCTGGCGGCAGTGCTGCTGTCCAGCCTGGCCCACCGCACGATCCTGTCAACCGCGGTGCTGTTCCTTATCGCCGGATTCGCCCTCGGACCCGGCGCCCTCGGGGTGCTGGACCTCACCGCCGACTCCCCGATCGTCGCGACGCTGGCCGAGCTCGCCCTGTTCGCGGTGCTGTTCACCGACGGCATGCGCGTCGGCTGGGCCGACCTGCGCACCGCCTGGAAACTACCCGGCCGCGCCCTGGGCTGGGGCCTGCCCCTCACCCTGCTGATCACCGCGCTGCTGGCCCACTACATCGCTGGCCTCGCGTGGCCCCAGGCGCTGCTGGTCGGCGCGATCCTCGCCCCCACCGACCCCGTCTTCGCCGCAGCCCTGGTCGGCAACGACAAGGTCCCCGCCCGGCTACGCCACCTACTCAACGTCGAGTCAGGCGTCAACGACGGCCTGGCCCTGCCGTTCGTCATCCTGTTCCTCGCCGTCGCCGCCGGCTCCGACGACCTACACCTGCCCGAACTCGGCACCGAACTCGCCCTTGGCGTCGCCATCGGCGTCGCGGTGCCCTGGCTGGCCCTGTGGCTGGAACGCCGCCGGTTCTTCTCCGCCTCCACCCAGTACGAACCGCTCAACGCCATCGCCATCGGCCTGCTCGTGCTCGCCCTGGGCTACGCCACCCACGCCAACCTGTTCCTGGCCGCGTTCGCCGCCGGCATCACCGTGGCCACCTTCGGCCCCCGCCAGCGCGAGGCGTTCGAACACTTCGGCGAGCTGATCTCCGAGCTGCTGAAACTCGCCGCGCTGCTGGTCTTCGGCGCGCTCATCTCCGTGCAGTTCCTCAGCGAGATCTCCTGGACGGGATGGGCATTCGCCGTGCTGGCCCTGATCGCCGCCCGGCCGATCGCGCTGTGGCTGTCTTTCCTGCGCTCCGGGCTGTCGCTGCGTGAGCAGGCCGCCGCGATGTGGTTCGGGCCCAAAGGCTTCGCCTCGGTCGTGTACGGCCTGCTCGTGCTCGAAGCCGCCATCCCCGGCGCCGACGACGTCTTCCACCTCGTCGCCCTCACCATCGTGCTGTCGATCCTGGCCCACTCCTCCACCGACATCCTCGTCGCCCGCATCTTCGAACGCGCCGGCGGCGGCTGGCGTGGCGCCCTGAAAGCGATGACCGGGCCCGCGGAGTCCGATCCGGCGCCGGTGACGGCGGAGCGGCCATGA
- a CDS encoding potassium channel family protein translates to MSLRSEHAVRRWEQHTAAPLTALAVVFLAAYAVPILWPALPTSLDRLCRVADFGIWAMFGVDYAARVLLSPRRWRFVRQNVFDLAVLVLPMIRPLRVLRLLAALTNLNRRAEQWTRGRLAVYVAGATTTVVAVAALAILDAERRHPGTNIDTYPDALWWAVVTITTVGYGDHYPVTMTGQLVALVLMISGIGLIGFVTGSLASWIVERIAIAENTTRDATKDDIAQVLTELGMLRQEVAQLREQVAGHDEPAPEPSVAEQHLPRQVPAPGAATP, encoded by the coding sequence GTGAGTCTGCGCAGTGAACACGCGGTGCGGCGGTGGGAGCAGCACACCGCCGCACCGCTGACCGCGCTGGCCGTCGTCTTCCTGGCCGCCTACGCCGTGCCGATCCTGTGGCCCGCCCTGCCTACTTCGCTGGACCGCCTGTGCCGGGTCGCCGACTTCGGCATCTGGGCGATGTTCGGCGTCGACTACGCAGCCCGGGTGCTGCTGTCGCCACGGCGCTGGCGGTTCGTCCGTCAGAACGTGTTCGACCTCGCCGTACTCGTCTTGCCGATGATCCGGCCGCTGCGGGTGCTGCGCCTGCTCGCGGCGTTGACCAACCTGAACCGGCGGGCGGAGCAGTGGACCCGCGGCAGGCTCGCCGTGTACGTCGCCGGAGCCACGACGACCGTCGTCGCCGTGGCCGCGCTGGCGATCCTCGACGCCGAACGCCGACATCCCGGCACGAACATCGACACCTACCCCGACGCGCTGTGGTGGGCGGTGGTCACCATCACCACCGTCGGGTACGGCGACCACTACCCCGTCACCATGACCGGCCAGCTGGTCGCGCTCGTCCTCATGATCAGCGGCATCGGCCTGATCGGTTTCGTGACCGGGTCACTGGCCAGCTGGATCGTCGAGCGGATCGCGATCGCCGAGAACACCACCCGCGACGCCACCAAGGACGACATCGCGCAGGTGCTCACCGAGCTCGGCATGCTCAGACAAGAGGTCGCGCAACTTCGCGAGCAGGTCGCAGGACACGACGAACCGGCGCCGGAACCGTCGGTGGCCGAGCAGCACTTACCTCGGCAGGTGCCAGCACCGGGCGCGGCAACACCATGA
- a CDS encoding helix-turn-helix domain-containing protein, with protein MSDVAGGVVVQAYRFALDPTPAQDRDLHRHAGAGRFAFNWALAAAALVPARLAGHHAGAGARRVRRRLRADRPARRGGVRDRAPRRRRIPRGRRTLADRAVQPARRSPDGHRTRRRTRPAHTGLHG; from the coding sequence ATGTCCGATGTGGCTGGTGGAGTGGTGGTGCAGGCGTATCGTTTCGCCCTGGACCCGACTCCGGCCCAGGACCGTGACCTGCATCGGCATGCCGGTGCAGGGCGGTTCGCGTTCAACTGGGCCCTGGCTGCGGCGGCCCTGGTTCCAGCCCGTCTGGCAGGCCACCACGCCGGCGCAGGCGCTCGACGCGTACGCCGACGTCTGCGTGCTGATCGGCCAGCGCGCCGCGGCGGTGTTCGAGATCGTGCGCCGCGCCGCCGACGAATCCCCCGAGGTCGCCGCACTCTGGCAGACCGTGCAGTCCAACCGGCGCGCCGGAGCCCGGATGGTCATCGCACACGCCGCCGCACTCGGCCCGCTCACACCGGACTACACGGATGA
- a CDS encoding cytochrome c biogenesis CcdA family protein — MDTASYSLALSAGLLAAVNPCGFAMLPAYVSLLVTAEHDGRSPRWPTRLGRALALTAAMTAGFVTVFGFFGLLAAPAADWIATRLPWVTVAIGLILVALGGWLAAGRQLPSPLPKPGTGPRLRQRFWPMYLFGMSFAVASLGCTIGPFLAVVVTAFTTGSAASGAGLFVAYAIGMALVVGAIAVAVAAAQQAAIRWLRRSGSVVSRLGGVLMIAAGAYVAWYGWYEIRLYRGRAAADPVVDTAAAVQEWLAQALSTAGPAAIAVTGTALALSVTAAVWWRRGRAGERTARGTSPDA, encoded by the coding sequence GTGGACACCGCGTCGTACTCGCTGGCGTTGTCGGCGGGGCTGCTGGCCGCGGTGAACCCGTGCGGGTTCGCAATGCTGCCGGCGTACGTGTCGCTGCTGGTCACCGCCGAACATGACGGGCGCAGCCCGCGGTGGCCGACGCGGCTGGGCCGGGCGTTGGCGCTGACGGCGGCGATGACGGCCGGATTCGTCACCGTGTTCGGGTTCTTCGGGCTGCTGGCCGCGCCCGCCGCCGATTGGATCGCCACCCGCCTGCCCTGGGTCACCGTGGCCATCGGCCTGATCCTGGTGGCGCTGGGAGGCTGGCTGGCCGCCGGTCGGCAGCTGCCCTCACCGCTGCCGAAACCGGGCACGGGGCCGCGGCTTCGGCAGCGGTTCTGGCCGATGTACCTGTTCGGGATGTCGTTCGCGGTCGCGTCGCTGGGCTGCACGATCGGACCGTTCCTCGCGGTGGTGGTCACGGCGTTCACCACCGGGTCGGCCGCTTCGGGCGCCGGGCTGTTCGTCGCGTACGCGATCGGGATGGCGCTGGTCGTCGGGGCGATCGCCGTGGCCGTGGCCGCCGCCCAGCAGGCCGCGATCCGGTGGCTGCGCCGATCCGGATCGGTCGTGTCCCGCCTCGGCGGCGTCCTGATGATCGCCGCCGGGGCATACGTCGCGTGGTACGGCTGGTACGAGATCCGCCTCTACCGCGGCCGGGCAGCCGCCGACCCGGTCGTCGACACCGCCGCAGCTGTGCAGGAGTGGCTCGCGCAGGCGTTGAGCACTGCCGGGCCTGCGGCCATCGCCGTCACCGGCACCGCGCTCGCGCTATCGGTAACGGCCGCCGTGTGGTGGCGCCGCGGCCGGGCCGGCGAACGCACCGCCCGAGGCACCAGCCCCGACGCCTAA
- a CDS encoding TlpA disulfide reductase family protein — MKHQTVRLATAAALVAALGACGEPAAPQAPAVQSPSAALQPSVSASPAQASMSPATVPQSLRFTATTVDGKPFDAAALAGKPVVLWFWAAWCPRCRAKAADVVAVQRAHGDAVHVVGVAGLGSGKDAMRRFAADTGITAFANLDDDRGEVWRRFDVTAQEYFVVIDRDGKVVHRGGLSGDQLRERVAALAG; from the coding sequence ATGAAGCACCAGACCGTCCGGCTCGCGACCGCGGCTGCACTTGTCGCAGCGCTGGGCGCCTGCGGCGAACCCGCCGCGCCGCAGGCGCCTGCGGTACAGAGCCCCTCGGCCGCGCTGCAGCCCTCCGTGTCAGCCTCTCCAGCGCAGGCCAGCATGTCGCCTGCAACCGTGCCGCAATCTTTGCGGTTCACCGCCACGACCGTGGACGGCAAGCCGTTCGACGCGGCGGCGCTCGCGGGCAAACCTGTGGTGCTGTGGTTCTGGGCGGCGTGGTGCCCGCGCTGCCGCGCCAAAGCCGCCGATGTCGTCGCCGTGCAACGCGCGCACGGCGATGCCGTCCACGTGGTCGGGGTCGCAGGTCTGGGCAGCGGCAAGGACGCGATGCGCCGCTTCGCCGCCGACACCGGCATCACCGCCTTCGCCAATCTCGACGACGACCGCGGCGAGGTGTGGCGGCGCTTCGACGTCACCGCGCAGGAGTACTTCGTCGTCATCGACCGCGACGGCAAGGTGGTCCACCGCGGCGGGCTCAGCGGCGACCAGCTGCGCGAACGTGTCGCCGCCCTGGCCGGCTGA
- a CDS encoding nitroreductase family deazaflavin-dependent oxidoreductase, producing the protein MNTGASPGKPTGLRRALLRAPILLYRLRLGRLLGSRFVLINHTGRRTGRPRQTVVEVVDQSAESLTVAAGFGPGSDWYRNLVAQPAASVVHGGRVTAVTAVPMQAEQAAQAMLAYARRHPRAARGLARVMGFTVDGSDADYLAMGRQLHMLRLDFRTAGR; encoded by the coding sequence GTGAACACCGGTGCTTCCCCCGGCAAACCCACCGGCCTGCGACGCGCGCTGCTACGCGCCCCGATCCTGCTGTACCGGCTGCGCCTCGGTCGCCTGCTCGGCAGCAGATTCGTGCTGATCAACCACACGGGACGGCGTACCGGCCGACCACGGCAGACGGTGGTCGAGGTCGTCGACCAGTCCGCCGAGTCGCTCACCGTCGCTGCCGGGTTCGGGCCCGGGTCAGACTGGTACCGCAACCTGGTGGCGCAGCCCGCCGCGTCGGTCGTCCACGGCGGGCGCGTCACAGCGGTCACCGCAGTGCCGATGCAGGCCGAACAGGCCGCCCAAGCCATGCTGGCCTACGCACGCCGCCATCCACGAGCCGCGCGAGGGCTTGCTCGAGTCATGGGGTTCACGGTCGACGGCAGCGATGCCGACTACCTGGCGATGGGCCGCCAGCTGCACATGCTGCGTCTGGATTTCCGGACCGCCGGAAGATGA
- a CDS encoding ADP-ribosylglycohydrolase family protein, giving the protein MITSPSTTPVATSWHDVIHRGLLLSACAERFAVQLGAARLPEPEKVDSIMRLPAASVAVPAGTGLPFVVAEHLAAHGGQLDEDDLAVDLASAWQPESGAIDGAACVLVEVRAGRPWWETAPALHGGQGSYGNGAAVRAIAIGLLPGAGVGAVAALARRAAAVTHTHPLALDAAAATAVAVALAGYGYPARRLDANRFLDIVAGQVRGPELRSCLNIVRALVRHRAGPAEVVGTVGNADTALRTVPAALAAYLRHPEEPDAALSFALQLAAGNRAIPVIAAALAGARSPQLLTPRSWRTPADDARARSAARALAAVAAPA; this is encoded by the coding sequence GTGATCACCTCACCGTCGACGACGCCGGTCGCCACCTCATGGCATGACGTCATCCACCGCGGCCTGCTGCTATCGGCTTGCGCTGAGCGTTTCGCCGTCCAGCTCGGCGCCGCGAGGCTTCCCGAACCGGAAAAGGTCGACAGCATCATGCGGCTGCCGGCCGCATCCGTGGCTGTTCCCGCAGGGACAGGTCTGCCATTCGTGGTGGCCGAGCACCTCGCCGCGCACGGCGGCCAGCTCGACGAAGACGACCTGGCCGTCGACCTGGCCAGCGCATGGCAGCCGGAAAGCGGCGCTATCGACGGGGCGGCTTGTGTCCTGGTCGAGGTTCGTGCCGGGCGTCCGTGGTGGGAGACCGCTCCTGCGTTGCACGGTGGCCAGGGTTCCTACGGCAACGGCGCAGCGGTGCGGGCCATAGCCATCGGTCTGCTGCCCGGTGCCGGAGTAGGGGCCGTAGCGGCTCTGGCCCGCCGGGCTGCGGCAGTGACTCACACCCACCCGCTGGCGCTGGACGCCGCGGCGGCGACCGCGGTCGCTGTGGCATTGGCGGGCTACGGCTATCCGGCGCGGCGCCTGGACGCCAACCGGTTCCTGGACATCGTCGCCGGGCAGGTCCGCGGTCCGGAGCTGCGCAGCTGCCTGAACATCGTCCGGGCGCTGGTACGGCACCGGGCCGGCCCGGCCGAGGTCGTCGGGACCGTCGGCAACGCCGATACCGCACTGCGCACGGTTCCGGCTGCGCTGGCGGCCTACTTGCGTCATCCGGAGGAGCCGGACGCTGCGCTGTCGTTCGCGCTGCAGCTGGCCGCGGGTAACCGCGCCATCCCCGTGATCGCCGCGGCGCTGGCCGGTGCCCGCTCGCCGCAGCTGCTCACCCCCCGCTCCTGGCGCACGCCCGCCGACGACGCCCGAGCGCGCAGCGCTGCCCGGGCGCTCGCGGCCGTGGCGGCCCCGGCGTGA
- a CDS encoding lipid asymmetry maintenance protein MlaB → MTSVPPPSYLRVTVTVAAHRLRLTLAGPLDAVNAHRLVDAAREAMRRHGAAVCDVAASEVTAIDDVGAAAVQACRAEAERRGLAFSLSGAPDRLRAMLGTNAKSL, encoded by the coding sequence GTGACATCAGTTCCACCACCGTCATACCTGCGGGTCACCGTCACCGTGGCGGCCCACCGTCTGCGGCTGACGCTGGCCGGGCCACTGGACGCGGTGAACGCCCACCGGCTGGTCGACGCGGCACGAGAAGCGATGCGCCGCCACGGTGCCGCGGTCTGCGACGTCGCGGCATCCGAGGTCACCGCCATCGACGATGTAGGCGCTGCGGCGGTGCAGGCGTGCCGGGCCGAAGCTGAGCGACGCGGGCTGGCGTTCTCGTTGTCGGGCGCCCCGGACCGGCTTAGGGCGATGCTGGGGACAAACGCGAAGTCGTTGTGA